In Flavobacterium sp. N3904, one DNA window encodes the following:
- a CDS encoding uroporphyrinogen-III synthase translates to MSKTVILSTKTLSDIQRLELLNAGFEVFEEDFISTKKQQFELNSINDNLIFTSQNAAQSVLENANVDDLKNKNVFCVGLKSKILLSEAGFNVVAYTSYASDLAEIITLIYSQESYTFFSGNLRKETLPKALAAAGIKFNEIQVYETLLTPIKIKEKIDAILFFSPSGVESYLKNNVIKKEICFCIGETTAEALDKTTKNIIVADQPSIEDVIEDVIEEYK, encoded by the coding sequence ATGAGTAAAACGGTTATATTATCTACTAAAACACTTTCGGATATCCAGCGACTGGAACTTTTAAATGCCGGTTTTGAAGTATTCGAGGAAGATTTCATTTCGACTAAGAAGCAACAATTCGAACTCAATTCCATAAACGACAATTTGATTTTTACCAGTCAGAATGCGGCACAGAGTGTTTTGGAGAATGCGAATGTTGATGATTTGAAAAACAAAAATGTTTTTTGCGTTGGACTTAAATCGAAAATTCTATTATCCGAAGCTGGGTTTAACGTGGTTGCCTACACGAGTTACGCTTCCGATTTGGCCGAAATTATTACTTTGATTTATAGCCAAGAAAGCTACACTTTCTTTAGTGGAAACCTCCGTAAAGAAACGCTTCCAAAAGCTTTGGCAGCAGCAGGGATAAAATTTAATGAGATTCAGGTTTACGAAACGCTATTGACTCCGATAAAGATTAAAGAGAAAATTGATGCCATTTTGTTTTTCAGCCCATCGGGAGTTGAAAGTTATCTGAAAAACAATGTTATAAAGAAAGAAATTTGCTTTTGCATAGGTGAAACCACGGCTGAGGCATTAGATAAAACAACAAAAAATATCATCGTTGCAGACCAACCTAGTATTGAAGACGTGATTGAAGATGTAATTGAAGAATATAAATAA
- the hemC gene encoding hydroxymethylbilane synthase has translation MAEKKIRIGTRDSELALWQAHTVEKKLNDLGYKTEIIAVKSQGDIILDKPLYELGITGIFTKTLDIAMINGQVDIAVHSMKDVPTALPIGIVQAAVLERANTLDILVHKGNLDFLEGIGTIATGSLRRQAQWWHKYPNHTVVDLRGNVNTRMQKLQENDWSGAIFAAAGLERINLKPENYINLDWMIPAPAQGAMVVVAMGNDDFCRDAVAQLNDIETEVCTHIERQFLKTLEGGCTAPIGALARYNELEDTIHFNGVLFSIDGKQKIEVNKIVPIEEWKKLGYNSAQEIFENGGTQLMTTIKESLKK, from the coding sequence ATGGCAGAAAAAAAAATACGTATTGGAACCCGTGATAGCGAACTCGCGTTATGGCAAGCCCACACGGTAGAAAAAAAGCTAAACGATTTGGGTTATAAAACCGAAATCATCGCCGTAAAATCCCAAGGAGATATCATTCTTGATAAGCCTTTGTACGAATTGGGTATCACAGGAATTTTTACCAAAACATTGGATATTGCTATGATCAACGGTCAAGTAGATATCGCTGTGCATTCTATGAAGGACGTTCCTACTGCTTTGCCGATTGGTATTGTTCAGGCAGCCGTTTTGGAAAGAGCCAATACTTTGGACATTTTGGTACACAAAGGAAACCTTGATTTTTTAGAAGGAATAGGAACAATTGCCACAGGAAGTTTGCGCCGTCAGGCCCAATGGTGGCATAAATATCCCAATCACACCGTAGTTGACCTGCGCGGAAATGTAAATACCAGAATGCAAAAACTGCAAGAAAATGATTGGAGCGGAGCCATATTTGCAGCTGCGGGACTAGAACGCATCAACTTAAAACCCGAAAATTACATCAATCTGGACTGGATGATTCCTGCACCTGCACAAGGAGCAATGGTTGTTGTAGCTATGGGCAACGATGATTTTTGTCGAGATGCCGTTGCACAGTTGAATGATATAGAAACCGAAGTGTGTACGCACATCGAAAGACAATTTTTGAAAACTCTTGAAGGCGGTTGTACAGCGCCGATTGGTGCTTTGGCACGTTACAACGAACTCGAAGATACCATACATTTCAATGGAGTACTGTTTTCGATTGACGGAAAACAAAAAATTGAAGTCAACAAAATCGTTCCTATCGAAGAATGGAAGAAATTAGGTTATAACTCCGCCCAAGAAATATTTGAAAACGGCGGAACTCAATTGATGACAACCATAAAAGAGAGTTTAAAAAAGTAA
- the hemA gene encoding glutamyl-tRNA reductase: MENHNGSKHHYFYSIGLSYKKADAEIRGKFSLDTVAKTRLLEQAKNEGIQSLFVTSTCNRTEIYGYAEHPFQLIKLLCENSNGTVEDFQKVAYVFKNQEAISHLFRVGTGLDSQILGDFEIISQIRNGFAEAKAMGLANAFMERLVNAVIQSSKKIKNETEISSGATSVSFASVQYIIKNVPDIGNKNILLFGTGKIGRNTCENLVKHTKNEHITLINRTKDKAEKLAGKLNLIVKDYSELHLELQKADVVVVATGAQNPTIDKAILNLKKPLLILDLSIPKNVNENVKDLEGVTLIHMDHLSQMTDETLENRKAHIPAAEAIIEEIKEEFIAWTKLRKFAPTINALKAKLNTIKNSELDFQSKKMSNFNEEQAEIISSRIIQKITTHFANHLKNEDTMVDESIDWIEKVFQIATTTKI, translated from the coding sequence ATGGAAAATCATAACGGTTCAAAGCATCACTATTTTTACTCCATTGGTCTTAGCTACAAAAAAGCCGATGCCGAAATAAGGGGTAAATTTAGTTTAGACACTGTCGCTAAAACACGCCTGCTCGAACAAGCCAAAAATGAAGGCATTCAAAGTTTATTTGTGACCTCAACCTGCAATAGAACTGAAATCTACGGCTATGCCGAACACCCTTTTCAATTAATAAAATTACTTTGTGAGAACAGCAACGGTACTGTTGAAGATTTTCAAAAAGTGGCCTATGTTTTCAAAAACCAAGAAGCGATTTCGCATTTATTTCGAGTGGGAACAGGTTTGGACAGCCAAATTCTGGGCGATTTTGAAATCATAAGCCAGATTCGAAATGGTTTTGCCGAAGCCAAAGCAATGGGTTTAGCCAACGCTTTTATGGAACGATTGGTGAATGCAGTCATTCAATCCAGCAAAAAAATCAAAAATGAAACCGAAATCAGTTCAGGAGCCACTTCGGTATCTTTTGCATCGGTTCAATATATTATCAAAAACGTTCCAGATATTGGAAACAAGAATATTTTACTTTTCGGAACAGGGAAAATCGGAAGAAATACCTGCGAGAATTTAGTAAAACACACCAAAAACGAACACATCACTTTAATCAACAGAACCAAAGACAAAGCCGAGAAATTGGCTGGAAAATTAAATCTGATTGTTAAAGATTACTCAGAATTGCATCTTGAACTGCAAAAAGCCGATGTAGTGGTTGTTGCTACAGGCGCACAAAACCCAACGATTGACAAAGCTATTTTGAATTTGAAAAAACCATTGTTGATTTTGGATTTATCCATTCCAAAAAATGTCAATGAAAACGTCAAAGACCTTGAAGGTGTTACTTTGATTCACATGGACCATTTGTCGCAAATGACAGATGAAACATTGGAAAACAGAAAAGCGCACATTCCTGCTGCCGAAGCGATTATTGAAGAAATCAAAGAAGAGTTTATAGCTTGGACCAAATTAAGAAAGTTTGCACCCACTATCAATGCTTTGAAAGCGAAGTTGAATACGATAAAAAATTCGGAATTGGATTTTCAAAGCAAAAAGATGTCCAACTTCAATGAAGAACAAGCCGAAATTATAAGCTCTAGAATCATCCAAAAAATCACGACCCATTTTGCCAATCATCTTAAAAACGAAGACACAATGGTAGATGAGAGCATCGATTGGATCGAAAAAGTATTTCAAATAGCAACGACTACTAAAATTTAA